The following coding sequences lie in one Apium graveolens cultivar Ventura chromosome 3, ASM990537v1, whole genome shotgun sequence genomic window:
- the LOC141710824 gene encoding esterase-like, producing MNNLSFSLLSIFLFFFTVLSPVDAQKACRFPAIFNFGDGNSDTGGFTTTFGSTPLFYGQTFFKGPSGRSCDGRLVIDFMATSLGKKFLSSYLDSVGADFSQGANFAQILSPIDVPKLVLPKDTPPFGFNPIYYGVQFAEFVQFANRSQKIRSQGGKFRSLMPKEDSFAKGLYTFDIGQNDLTQALFMNTSIDDIKKMLPDLLNDFTAPIKVLYSSFGARTFWIHNTGPLGCLPYVLTILPPKEVDSVGCSKSVNDLAQYFNSLLKAAVIQLRSELPEAAITYVDINSAMYSLYLEPQKYGFELPLEACCGLGGEHNFGALQCGSTATINGSQVTATPCKDPLKRINWDGFAYSEAANKIVFEKIATGNYSDPPNLPQLACRRK from the exons ATGAATAATCTTTCTTTCTCGTTGCTTTCCATATTTCTCTTTTTTTTCACTGTCCTTAGCCCTGTTGATGCTCAAAAGGCATGTCGTTTTCCTGCTATCTTTAACTTTGGTGATGGAAATTCAGACACCGGTGGGTTTACTACCACCTTCGGTAGCACTCCCCTGTTTTATGGCCAGACTTTTTTCAAGGGACCATCCGGAAGATCTTGTGATGGACGCCTTGTGATTGATTTCATGG CTACAAGCTTAGGTAAAAAGTTTCTCAGCTCTTATCTGGATTCTGTGGGGGCCGACTTCTCACAGGGAGCAAATTTTGCTCAAATATTATCTCCTATTGATGTTCCCAAGTTGGTTCTTCCGAAGGATACGCCGCCATTTGGATTTAATCCTATCTACTATGGGGTGCAGTTCGCTGAGTTTGTACAATTTGCTAACAGATCCCAAAAAATCCGAAGTCAAG GAGGAAAATTCAGAAGTTTGATGCCAAAGGAGGACTCTTTTGCCAAAGGTTTATACACTTTTGACATCGGTCAGAATGATCTAACTCAAGCACTTTTCATGAACACGTCTATAGATGATATTAAGAAGATGTTACCTGATTTACTCAACGATTTCACCGCACCTATAAAG GTATTGTATAGTTCTTTCGGAGCTAGAACATTTTGGATCCACAATACAGGACCACTTGGATGTTTACCATATGTATTGACAATTCTCCCACCAAAAGAAGTTGACAGTGTTGGATGTTCAAAATCTGTGAATGACCTAGCTCAGTATTTCAACTCTTTATTGAAAGCTGCTGTTATTCAACTGCGTTCGGAACTCCCCGAAGCTGCAATAACTTATGTTGATATCAATTCTGCAATGTATTCTCTATACTTGGAACCACAAAAATATG GATTTGAGCTTCCTCTGGAGGCTTGTTGTGGATTAGGAGGAGAACATAATTTTGGGGCACTACAATGTGGATCAACAGCTACTATAAATGGAAGCCAAGTGACAGCAACACCATGCAAAGACCCATTGAAAAGAATTAACTGGGATGGATTTGCCTACTCGGAAGCAGCTAATAAGATTGTCTTTGAAAAGATAGCTACTGGGAACTATTCAGATCCACCCAATTTACCACAATTGGCATGCAGGAGAAAATAG